The following proteins are co-located in the Bdellovibrionales bacterium genome:
- a CDS encoding SAM-dependent methyltransferase, whose amino-acid sequence MTALENILRDVIKAEGPVTVARFMQLALSHPQHGYYIKGDPLGVAADFTTAPEISQMFGEMIGLWMVEQWQAQGSPAPFTLLELGAGRGTLLADALRATAKVPNFHTAMRLRIIESNETLKAMQRDKLAAYHPTYGADLSDLPEHPVFMIANEFFDVMPIHQYERHAEGWRERLVGLDETGSLIFVAGTQTIPLPLPEGVSFYELSPAAIGLAQAMGSHIAAQGGAALIIDYGYAENSGSDTLQAVSGHASVDPLARAGAVDLTAHVDFAALRLVALKEAVFVPPIIGQGAFLKALGIDLRARQLKMQGTLEQADAIDEALHRLTSAEEMGVLFKVMAISPKAFQDLAGFP is encoded by the coding sequence ATGACCGCCCTAGAGAATATTTTGCGCGATGTGATCAAGGCGGAAGGGCCTGTTACCGTTGCGCGGTTTATGCAGCTTGCGCTCTCGCACCCACAGCATGGCTATTACATCAAGGGCGATCCGTTGGGCGTGGCGGCAGACTTCACAACCGCGCCGGAAATCAGCCAGATGTTTGGCGAGATGATTGGCTTATGGATGGTGGAGCAATGGCAGGCGCAAGGCTCACCTGCTCCCTTTACACTGCTGGAGCTGGGGGCAGGGCGCGGCACACTGCTGGCGGATGCTTTGCGGGCGACGGCCAAAGTGCCGAACTTTCATACGGCCATGAGACTGCGGATCATTGAGAGCAACGAAACGCTTAAGGCGATGCAGCGCGATAAGCTGGCTGCGTATCATCCGACCTATGGCGCGGATTTGTCCGATCTGCCGGAGCATCCGGTCTTTATGATCGCCAACGAGTTTTTTGATGTGATGCCAATCCATCAATATGAACGCCATGCGGAAGGCTGGCGCGAAAGGCTGGTGGGACTTGATGAAACGGGCTCTTTGATTTTTGTCGCGGGGACGCAAACCATCCCCTTGCCTTTGCCCGAAGGCGTTTCGTTTTATGAGTTGTCTCCCGCCGCCATTGGCCTTGCTCAGGCGATGGGCAGTCATATCGCGGCGCAGGGTGGCGCGGCGCTGATCATTGACTATGGTTATGCCGAGAACAGTGGCTCTGATACGCTGCAAGCCGTGTCGGGCCATGCTAGCGTCGATCCTTTAGCGCGAGCGGGCGCGGTTGACCTAACGGCGCATGTGGATTTTGCGGCGCTGCGTCTTGTGGCCTTAAAGGAGGCCGTTTTTGTGCCGCCTATCATCGGGCAGGGCGCGTTCCTTAAGGCTTTGGGAATCGACCTTCGCGCAAGGCAATTGAAGATGCAGGGAACATTAGAGCAGGCCGATGCCATTGACGAGGCGCTGCATCGGTTGACCTCGGCAGAAGAAATGGGCGTGTTGTTTAAGGTCATGGCCATTTCGCCAAAGGCCTTTCAAGATTTGGCAGGGTTCCCATGA
- the pgeF gene encoding peptidoglycan editing factor PgeF produces MTVECLKAASLNAMMSVTHGFFTRAGGVSQGVFASLNGKMGLADDPLFVRENRRRVNVALGVKDNVFVACNQIHSTEVIPVAAAWDSAHEPPADAMVTRKRGVTLGIVTADCAPILFADEAAGVIGAAHAGWRGALGGVIENTLEAMERFGATRGAIKAAIGPCIWQESYEVGANFKMPFLAQSDANEMFFKPAQREGHFLFDLPAYIAARLREAGVESVERPPADTFADKERFFSYRRETLGIEANAGRQMAAIALVNA; encoded by the coding sequence ATGACGGTTGAGTGCCTTAAGGCCGCGTCATTGAACGCGATGATGTCCGTCACGCATGGTTTTTTCACGAGGGCGGGCGGCGTCAGTCAGGGCGTCTTTGCTTCGCTGAACGGCAAGATGGGGCTGGCCGATGATCCTTTGTTTGTTCGGGAGAACAGGCGGCGCGTGAATGTCGCGCTTGGCGTGAAGGACAACGTCTTTGTGGCGTGCAATCAGATTCACTCGACGGAGGTTATTCCTGTCGCCGCCGCATGGGACAGCGCGCATGAGCCGCCCGCCGATGCGATGGTGACGCGCAAGCGCGGCGTGACGCTGGGGATTGTGACGGCGGACTGTGCCCCTATCCTGTTCGCGGATGAGGCCGCGGGCGTGATTGGCGCGGCGCATGCGGGCTGGCGTGGCGCTTTGGGCGGCGTGATTGAAAACACGCTGGAGGCGATGGAGCGTTTCGGCGCGACGCGTGGTGCTATTAAGGCCGCCATTGGGCCTTGCATCTGGCAGGAGTCTTATGAAGTCGGCGCGAACTTTAAGATGCCGTTTCTGGCGCAAAGCGACGCGAACGAGATGTTTTTTAAGCCAGCGCAGAGGGAAGGACATTTCCTTTTCGATCTGCCCGCCTACATCGCGGCGCGGCTGCGCGAGGCGGGCGTGGAAAGCGTCGAGCGCCCGCCCGCCGATACGTTCGCGGATAAAGAGCGGTTTTTCAGCTATCGCCGCGAAACGCTGGGGATAGAGGCCAACGCAGGGCGGCAAATGGCGGCCATCGCTTTGGTTAACGCGTGA
- a CDS encoding tetratricopeptide repeat protein, producing the protein MTDYTNAAFKEVFEQANAGDITAQAEILSRTAARKLGDDALPYLQEIAEKGNVRAQGVLGTCYQFGIGVEVDPEEAVKWFRMAAEQGIADAQYIFGVCCHEGTGVKQDNVEAVKWFRQAAEQGFPLAQYVLGTCYQFGIGVYVDPVEAVKWYRASAEQGNADAQCNLGICYGDQIGVRVDPKKAVKWLRKAAVQGHACAQIKLGVCCEYGFGVKKDFVEASNWLAAASQQGDREAVDRLFELCKKDATLREAFIKAMGTATRPEAKAPQAQLPTCKA; encoded by the coding sequence ATGACGGATTATACAAACGCCGCTTTTAAAGAAGTTTTTGAACAAGCTAATGCGGGTGACATCACGGCCCAAGCCGAAATATTGAGCCGAACAGCTGCAAGAAAACTGGGGGATGATGCCTTGCCCTATTTGCAAGAGATAGCAGAAAAAGGAAATGTTCGCGCTCAAGGTGTTCTTGGGACCTGCTACCAATTCGGTATTGGCGTTGAGGTTGATCCCGAGGAAGCCGTGAAATGGTTCCGCATGGCTGCTGAACAAGGTATTGCTGATGCTCAATATATTTTTGGTGTCTGCTGCCATGAAGGGACAGGCGTTAAACAAGATAATGTGGAAGCCGTGAAATGGTTTAGGCAGGCTGCAGAACAAGGATTTCCTCTAGCTCAATATGTTCTTGGGACCTGCTACCAATTCGGTATTGGCGTCTATGTTGATCCTGTGGAAGCTGTGAAATGGTATCGCGCTTCCGCAGAACAAGGTAATGCTGATGCTCAATGCAATCTTGGAATATGCTATGGTGATCAGATCGGCGTGAGGGTTGACCCCAAGAAAGCCGTGAAATGGCTTCGCAAGGCCGCTGTACAAGGACATGCTTGCGCTCAAATTAAACTTGGGGTCTGCTGTGAGTATGGGTTCGGCGTTAAGAAAGATTTTGTTGAAGCCTCTAACTGGTTGGCAGCGGCAAGTCAGCAGGGTGATCGTGAGGCGGTTGATAGGCTCTTTGAGCTTTGCAAAAAGGACGCGACTTTGCGCGAGGCCTTCATAAAAGCCATGGGAACGGCCACGCGCCCTGAAGCTAAAGCTCCGCAAGCCCAATTACCAACCTGTAAAGCATAA
- the nagA gene encoding N-acetylglucosamine-6-phosphate deacetylase, whose amino-acid sequence MTISSPPVALTDSILFTGEAFVEKQALLLADGHIVDIVPNDKVPNDFQQFSCRDHILAPAYIDCQVNGGGNVLLNATPTAEAVLAIAAAHRRTGTTRLLPTCITDTPEIMAAAIEAMRQARQQDTSILGIHLEGPHISIEKKGAHNADFIRPLNDTDMATYQAQGDEIVLITLAPETVSPAQIKQLAAQGIIVSLGHSAASADQVRAALAAGAKGFTHLFSAMPPMGGRDPSLAAMALDDAESYVGLIGDGVHVAPEMMRLAAHAKAKDRLFLVSDAMPPAGAEKPEPFNLCGSKAASNGQACYNEKGGLCGASLTLGECVPRCIRDARLDPELVLRMASTIPAEFLGLGHRFGKLLPTYAADIVMLDHSFKTQKVWQNGKAVA is encoded by the coding sequence ATGACAATCTCATCCCCACCCGTTGCTTTAACCGATTCCATCCTGTTTACGGGCGAGGCTTTCGTTGAAAAGCAAGCCCTTTTGCTGGCCGATGGCCATATCGTGGATATTGTCCCCAACGATAAAGTCCCCAACGATTTCCAACAATTCTCTTGCCGCGATCATATTCTTGCCCCCGCCTATATCGATTGTCAGGTGAACGGCGGCGGCAATGTCCTTCTTAACGCCACGCCGACGGCTGAGGCCGTTCTGGCCATCGCGGCGGCGCATAGAAGGACAGGCACAACCCGCCTTCTACCCACCTGTATCACCGACACGCCCGAAATCATGGCCGCCGCCATCGAAGCGATGCGGCAGGCGCGGCAGCAAGACACATCCATCCTTGGCATTCATCTTGAAGGCCCACATATCAGCATAGAAAAAAAGGGCGCGCACAACGCCGACTTTATCCGCCCCCTTAATGATACGGACATGGCAACCTATCAAGCGCAAGGCGATGAGATCGTTTTAATAACCCTCGCACCGGAAACCGTTTCCCCCGCGCAGATCAAACAGCTTGCCGCGCAAGGCATCATCGTCTCGCTGGGTCATTCGGCGGCCTCTGCCGATCAAGTCAGGGCGGCACTGGCGGCGGGAGCCAAAGGCTTCACGCATCTGTTCAGCGCCATGCCGCCGATGGGTGGCCGCGACCCATCGCTTGCCGCCATGGCATTGGATGACGCGGAATCCTATGTGGGCCTTATCGGCGATGGCGTCCATGTTGCGCCAGAGATGATGCGCCTTGCCGCACACGCCAAAGCAAAAGACAGGCTTTTCCTTGTCAGTGATGCCATGCCGCCCGCAGGCGCAGAGAAACCAGAGCCATTCAATTTGTGCGGCAGCAAGGCTGCCTCAAACGGGCAAGCTTGCTACAACGAAAAGGGCGGCTTGTGCGGCGCGAGCCTAACCTTGGGTGAGTGCGTGCCGCGCTGCATCCGCGACGCACGCCTTGATCCTGAATTGGTTCTTCGCATGGCCTCCACCATTCCGGCAGAGTTTTTGGGACTGGGTCATCGCTTCGGTAAGCTCCTACCGACTTACGCCGCCGACATCGTCATGCTGGATCACAGCTTCAAAACGCAAAAGGTCTGGCAGAATGGGAAAGCCGTGGCATAG
- a CDS encoding tetratricopeptide repeat protein, which produces MHSTNSDSLIQEVDDDLAHKQMEALWKRYSPFVIGGALMIIAATAGITGWKNYKTQAEQKATQTLVEIVDKDYKTPEEKIAAFESYAKGTREKPLAVFAKFEAAALALEQNKRDEAIALYDGVAADTSVEPLYRALADLFAVQALLDSGDPAALEARLTPLMKLESPWHFSAYEFAGYLALRTGDKEKARKLFAELKAMPETPTSMAMRASDILQWLGEGK; this is translated from the coding sequence ATGCACTCTACAAATAGCGATAGCCTTATACAAGAAGTTGATGACGATTTGGCCCACAAGCAGATGGAGGCTCTGTGGAAGAGGTATTCCCCGTTTGTTATCGGGGGGGCGCTGATGATTATCGCGGCGACGGCGGGCATTACAGGCTGGAAGAACTATAAAACACAAGCCGAGCAAAAAGCGACGCAGACCCTCGTTGAGATTGTGGACAAGGATTATAAGACGCCGGAGGAGAAAATCGCGGCGTTTGAATCGTATGCCAAGGGAACCCGTGAAAAGCCTTTGGCTGTTTTTGCGAAGTTTGAGGCTGCGGCTCTGGCTTTAGAGCAGAATAAGCGCGATGAGGCTATCGCCCTTTATGATGGGGTGGCCGCCGATACGTCCGTTGAGCCTCTTTATCGTGCCCTTGCCGATCTTTTTGCTGTGCAGGCACTGTTGGATTCAGGCGATCCCGCCGCGCTAGAGGCGCGGTTGACCCCGTTGATGAAACTGGAGAGCCCTTGGCATTTTTCTGCTTATGAGTTTGCGGGCTATCTGGCTCTTCGCACGGGCGATAAGGAAAAAGCAAGAAAGCTTTTTGCCGAGCTTAAAGCGATGCCTGAGACGCCGACTTCGATGGCGATGCGGGCAAGCGATATTTTACAGTGGCTCGGTGAGGGGAAATAA
- a CDS encoding PQQ-binding-like beta-propeller repeat protein, translated as MKRAMPSFLSFPFLALLVLSLAACGSDKATKEGEGASSGKRIAVLEEAHKQLAGQIPDFVVEVPAPAINADWAQNGGNAQHAMGPLALAGSTTPSKKWSASIGSGSSGDYKLLSTPIVNGKTLYAMDAKGRVSAYDTKDGDRLWRVDTVAPERDGDAMGGGLAYEDGVVYATTGFGEVLALRATDGGVIWRRSLGKPLRSAPTIADKRLFVIDIENETFMLDTKTSLVLWAHKGIAESATLMGSSSPAVKGDTVVVAYSSGEVFGLRAQNGRVVWGEVLAVPTKIGALPAIADIRGLPVMDKGSVYSISHSGRMAAIDERRGDRSWEADVGGVNTPFTSGNVVYVVTNDSELLAVSRQDGRIVWVTPLQKLKKPSDRDSKPVSWWGPVLAGNRLWLTNSLGHLASFAPETGKALQDVDLDDPFFLPPIVAGQTLFVLTDKGELIALR; from the coding sequence ATGAAACGTGCTATGCCCTCTTTCCTGTCTTTTCCCTTCTTAGCGTTGTTGGTTCTTTCGCTGGCGGCTTGCGGATCCGATAAAGCGACCAAGGAGGGGGAGGGGGCTTCTTCCGGCAAACGGATTGCTGTCTTGGAAGAGGCGCATAAACAACTGGCGGGGCAGATCCCTGACTTTGTTGTCGAGGTTCCTGCACCCGCCATTAACGCGGACTGGGCGCAAAACGGCGGCAATGCGCAACACGCCATGGGGCCGTTGGCTTTGGCGGGATCAACAACGCCTTCCAAAAAATGGTCGGCGAGTATCGGGTCTGGCTCTAGCGGCGATTACAAGCTTCTTTCGACGCCCATCGTGAATGGGAAAACGCTTTATGCGATGGATGCAAAAGGCCGCGTAAGCGCTTATGATACCAAGGATGGTGATCGTCTTTGGCGCGTTGATACCGTTGCGCCCGAGCGTGATGGCGATGCGATGGGCGGTGGCCTTGCCTATGAGGATGGGGTCGTTTATGCGACCACGGGCTTTGGCGAGGTTTTGGCGCTCCGCGCAACGGATGGTGGCGTGATCTGGCGGCGTTCTTTGGGCAAACCCCTTCGCTCCGCGCCGACGATTGCCGACAAACGGCTGTTTGTCATCGATATCGAAAATGAAACCTTTATGCTGGACACCAAAACCAGCCTCGTCCTTTGGGCGCATAAAGGTATCGCGGAAAGCGCAACCCTGATGGGTTCATCCAGTCCGGCGGTGAAGGGTGATACGGTCGTTGTGGCGTATAGCTCTGGTGAGGTTTTTGGCCTTAGGGCTCAAAACGGGCGCGTCGTGTGGGGTGAGGTTTTGGCGGTTCCGACCAAGATTGGCGCGTTGCCCGCCATTGCGGATATTCGCGGCCTTCCCGTTATGGATAAGGGGAGCGTTTATTCTATCAGCCACAGTGGACGCATGGCCGCGATTGATGAACGGCGCGGCGACCGTTCATGGGAGGCTGATGTTGGGGGTGTCAACACGCCCTTTACCTCCGGCAATGTCGTTTATGTTGTGACGAATGATAGCGAGCTTCTCGCGGTTTCGCGTCAGGATGGACGCATCGTTTGGGTGACGCCACTTCAGAAATTGAAAAAACCGTCGGATCGGGACTCTAAGCCTGTTTCTTGGTGGGGGCCGGTTCTAGCGGGGAACCGTTTATGGCTTACCAATTCTTTGGGCCATCTAGCGTCCTTTGCGCCAGAAACGGGCAAGGCGTTGCAGGATGTCGATCTGGATGATCCTTTCTTTTTGCCGCCCATTGTGGCGGGGCAGACCCTTTTTGTCCTTACGGACAAGGGTGAGTTGATAGCTCTGCGGTGA